A DNA window from Sphingomonas profundi contains the following coding sequences:
- a CDS encoding efflux RND transporter permease subunit, with protein MRFSRFFITRPIFAGVIAVMITIIGAIAYLALPVSQYPDIVPPTVTVTATYPGASAEIVAETVAAPIEQEINGVDHMLYQSSQSTGDGQVTITVTFRIGTDLDAAQVLVQNRVAVAVPRLPEEVQRLGVVTRKTSPDFLMVVNLVSPDRSLDRGYISNYALTQVRDRLARIDGVGDVRLFGARDYAMRVWIDPGRAAALDLTAGEIVAALRAQNVQVAAGTLGQPPYSQGNAFQLNVETQGRLTDPAQFADIVIRTDGAGRQVRVADVARVELGAQDYATNTYLSGEPTVIAAVFQRPGSNALAAAQAVSAEMAAMSARFPKGLAYRVIYNPTEFIAQSIDAVKHTLVEAMILVVLVILVFLQKWRAAIIPIVAIPVSLIGTFAVLAAAGYSLNTLSLFGLVLAIGIVVDDAIVVVENVERNLEHGLSPLEAARTSMDEVAGALVAIVLVLCAVFVPTIFLSGLSGAFYRQFAVTISTATVISLLLSLTLSPALAVLLLRPTAQSGGGNRVTRLLRALGERFNRGFERMSDGYARLTRRLVGMPRRMMAAYAGLIALTAAVFVATPTGFVPAQDQGYFLTAIQLPPGASVARTDAVMQQVARRILPLAGVKGAVMLAGFDGPSQTLAPNTAAAYIPLKSFEERAKLGVTYAGIMDAARQATGDIREARIFVLPPPLIQGLGSAGGYRLMVKDEGDRGYAALDRTATGLIGKANGTDGLAQVYTFFETATPRVFADVDRAKANMLGVPPESVFEALQVYLGSAFVNDFNLLGRTYRVTAQADAPFRNTTADVANLKTRSNSGAMVPLGSVSTFRDKTGPYRVTRYNLFPAVEVNGDTAPGYSSGQSLVAMERLADAALPAGYTHEWTTMAYQQKAAGGTAAIVFAMAVLFVFLVLAAQYESLTLPLAIILIVPMCLLAAMTGVNLRGMDNNVLTQIGLVVLIALAAKNAILVVEFARQAEAQDGLSPAEAAVRAARDRLRPILMTSLAFILGAVPLVIATGAGAELRQALGTAVFFGMIGVTGFGLLFTPTFYVVTRALAQRFERRRPATAPALQPAE; from the coding sequence ATGCGCTTCTCGCGCTTCTTCATCACCCGGCCGATCTTCGCCGGCGTGATCGCCGTGATGATCACCATCATCGGCGCGATCGCCTATCTGGCGCTGCCGGTCTCGCAATATCCGGATATCGTGCCGCCCACCGTCACGGTGACGGCGACCTATCCGGGCGCCTCGGCCGAAATCGTGGCCGAAACCGTCGCCGCCCCGATCGAGCAGGAGATCAACGGCGTCGATCACATGCTCTACCAGTCCTCGCAATCGACCGGGGACGGGCAGGTGACGATCACCGTCACCTTCCGCATCGGCACCGATCTCGATGCCGCGCAGGTGCTGGTGCAGAACCGCGTGGCGGTCGCCGTGCCGCGCCTGCCGGAGGAGGTGCAGCGCCTCGGCGTCGTCACCCGCAAGACCTCGCCCGATTTCCTCATGGTCGTGAACCTCGTCTCGCCCGATCGCTCGCTCGATCGCGGCTACATCTCCAACTACGCGCTCACCCAGGTGCGCGATCGCCTGGCCCGCATCGACGGCGTCGGCGACGTGCGGCTGTTCGGCGCGCGCGACTATGCGATGCGCGTGTGGATCGATCCCGGCCGCGCCGCCGCGCTGGATCTGACGGCGGGCGAGATCGTGGCGGCGCTGCGCGCGCAGAACGTGCAGGTCGCCGCCGGCACGCTCGGCCAGCCGCCCTATTCGCAGGGCAATGCCTTCCAGCTGAACGTGGAGACGCAGGGGCGGCTGACCGATCCCGCCCAGTTCGCCGACATCGTCATCCGCACGGATGGCGCGGGGCGGCAGGTGCGCGTGGCCGATGTCGCGCGTGTGGAGCTCGGCGCGCAGGATTATGCCACCAACACCTATCTCAGCGGCGAGCCGACGGTGATCGCCGCCGTGTTCCAGCGCCCCGGCTCGAACGCGCTGGCGGCGGCACAGGCGGTGTCGGCGGAGATGGCGGCGATGTCCGCGCGCTTCCCGAAGGGCCTCGCATACCGCGTCATCTACAACCCCACCGAGTTCATCGCCCAGTCGATCGACGCGGTGAAGCACACGCTGGTCGAGGCGATGATCCTGGTCGTGCTCGTCATCCTCGTCTTCCTGCAGAAATGGCGGGCGGCGATTATCCCGATCGTCGCCATCCCGGTCTCGCTGATCGGCACCTTCGCTGTGCTGGCGGCGGCCGGCTACTCGCTGAACACGCTCTCGCTGTTCGGGCTGGTGCTGGCGATCGGCATCGTGGTGGACGATGCGATCGTCGTCGTCGAGAATGTCGAGCGCAACCTGGAGCACGGCCTCTCGCCGCTGGAGGCGGCGCGCACCTCGATGGACGAGGTCGCCGGCGCGCTGGTCGCGATCGTGCTGGTGCTGTGCGCGGTGTTCGTGCCGACGATCTTCCTCAGCGGCCTCTCCGGCGCCTTCTACCGTCAGTTCGCGGTGACGATCTCCACCGCGACGGTCATCTCGCTGCTGCTCTCGCTCACCCTCTCGCCGGCGCTCGCCGTGCTGCTGCTGCGGCCGACCGCCCAGTCCGGCGGCGGCAACCGCGTCACCCGGCTGCTCCGCGCCCTCGGCGAGCGCTTCAACCGCGGGTTCGAGCGGATGAGCGACGGCTATGCCCGCCTCACCCGCCGGCTGGTGGGGATGCCGCGACGCATGATGGCCGCCTATGCGGGGCTGATCGCGCTCACCGCCGCGGTGTTCGTCGCGACGCCGACCGGCTTCGTGCCGGCGCAGGACCAGGGCTATTTCCTCACCGCCATCCAGCTGCCGCCCGGCGCATCGGTGGCGCGGACCGACGCGGTGATGCAGCAGGTGGCCAGGCGCATCCTGCCGCTGGCCGGGGTGAAAGGGGCGGTGATGCTCGCCGGCTTCGACGGCCCGTCGCAGACGCTCGCGCCCAACACCGCCGCCGCCTACATCCCGCTCAAGAGCTTCGAGGAGCGGGCGAAGCTCGGCGTCACCTATGCCGGCATCATGGATGCCGCGCGTCAGGCCACCGGCGACATCCGCGAGGCGCGCATCTTCGTGCTGCCGCCACCCTTGATCCAGGGGCTCGGCTCGGCCGGCGGCTATCGCCTGATGGTGAAGGACGAGGGCGATCGCGGCTATGCCGCGCTCGATCGCACCGCCACCGGGCTGATCGGCAAGGCCAACGGCACCGATGGGCTGGCGCAGGTCTACACCTTCTTCGAAACGGCCACGCCGCGCGTGTTCGCCGATGTCGATCGCGCCAAGGCGAACATGCTGGGCGTGCCGCCGGAAAGCGTGTTCGAGGCGCTTCAGGTCTATCTCGGCTCCGCCTTCGTCAACGACTTCAACCTGCTGGGCCGCACCTACCGGGTGACGGCACAGGCCGACGCGCCGTTCCGCAACACCACCGCCGATGTCGCCAACCTGAAGACGCGGTCCAATTCCGGCGCGATGGTGCCGCTCGGATCGGTCTCCACCTTCCGCGACAAGACTGGGCCGTACCGCGTCACGCGCTACAACCTGTTCCCGGCGGTGGAGGTGAACGGCGATACCGCGCCCGGCTACTCATCCGGCCAGTCGCTGGTGGCGATGGAGCGTCTGGCCGACGCCGCCTTGCCCGCCGGCTACACCCACGAATGGACGACGATGGCCTATCAGCAGAAGGCGGCCGGCGGCACGGCGGCGATCGTGTTCGCGATGGCGGTGCTGTTCGTCTTCCTGGTGCTGGCCGCGCAATATGAGAGCCTCACTCTGCCGCTCGCGATCATCCTGATCGTGCCGATGTGCCTGCTCGCCGCGATGACGGGGGTGAACCTGCGCGGCATGGACAACAATGTCCTGACGCAGATCGGCCTCGTCGTGCTGATCGCGCTGGCCGCCAAGAACGCGATCCTGGTCGTCGAGTTCGCCCGGCAGGCGGAGGCGCAGGACGGCCTCTCGCCGGCGGAGGCGGCGGTGCGCGCCGCCAGGGACCGGCTGCGGCCGATCCTGATGACCAGCCTCGCCTTCATCCTGGGCGCGGTGCCGCTGGTGATCGCCACCGGCGCGGGCGCGGAGCTGCGCCAGGCGCTCGGCACCGCGGTGTTCTTCGGGATGATCGGCGTGACCGGCTTCGGCCTGCTCTTCACGCCCACCTTCTACGTCGTCACCCGCGCGCTGGCGCAGCGGTTCGAGCGTCGCCGGCCCGCGACGGCCCCTGCGCTCCAGCCCGCCGAATAG
- a CDS encoding efflux RND transporter periplasmic adaptor subunit, whose amino-acid sequence MNMVTTIERPDEQRSAPQAQRHRRPLWQRGGVILVPALLLAAGGMKLLDRPEAAHAAPPPPAVTVATPLVREVSEWDDYVGRFAPSRTVEIRPRVAGEVTGVHFRDGEIVRPGQLLFTIDARPFAAALAEARANAASAASTLALARTDLARAERLIADEAVSAGEVDALRGRLKAAQAAVAAADARVRARALDLSFTRVRAPIGGRISDRRVDAGNQVAGGEGTGGTVLTTINALDPIYFTFDGSEALYLKAQRARQPGAAPAAVEIRLQDETAHRWKGRLDFTDNGLDQRSGTIRGRAVLANPDYFLTPGLFGNMRLASAGKAKAMLVPDEAVMTDQARKVLLTVDAANVVTARPVELGPVVDGLRIVRSGIGPADRVVVEGVQMATAGAKVSPHPGRIAARAATAPAVAMAAPPIAGEATLAAN is encoded by the coding sequence ATGAACATGGTCACGACCATCGAGCGACCGGACGAGCAGCGTTCGGCGCCACAGGCGCAGCGCCATCGACGTCCGCTCTGGCAGCGGGGCGGCGTCATCCTGGTGCCCGCTCTACTGCTCGCCGCTGGCGGCATGAAGCTGCTCGATCGGCCCGAGGCGGCCCACGCCGCGCCGCCGCCACCGGCAGTGACGGTCGCGACGCCGCTGGTGCGCGAGGTGAGCGAGTGGGACGATTATGTCGGCCGCTTCGCCCCCAGCCGCACGGTCGAGATCCGCCCGCGCGTGGCGGGCGAAGTCACCGGCGTCCACTTCCGCGATGGCGAGATCGTGCGGCCGGGGCAGCTGCTCTTCACCATCGATGCCCGCCCCTTCGCCGCCGCTTTGGCGGAAGCGCGGGCCAACGCCGCCAGCGCCGCCAGCACCCTCGCCCTCGCCCGCACCGATCTGGCCCGGGCGGAACGGCTGATCGCCGACGAGGCGGTTTCCGCCGGAGAGGTGGATGCGCTGCGCGGCCGACTGAAGGCCGCACAGGCCGCCGTCGCGGCGGCGGACGCGCGGGTGCGGGCGCGGGCGCTCGATCTCTCCTTCACCCGGGTGCGCGCGCCGATCGGCGGCCGCATCTCCGATCGCCGGGTCGATGCCGGCAACCAGGTGGCGGGCGGCGAGGGCACCGGCGGCACGGTGCTGACGACGATCAACGCGCTCGATCCGATCTACTTCACCTTCGACGGGTCGGAGGCGCTCTACCTGAAGGCGCAGCGCGCGCGACAGCCGGGCGCCGCCCCCGCCGCCGTCGAGATCCGCCTGCAGGACGAAACCGCGCACCGCTGGAAGGGCCGGCTCGACTTCACCGACAACGGGCTCGATCAGCGATCCGGCACCATCCGCGGCCGGGCGGTGCTGGCCAACCCGGACTATTTCCTCACCCCCGGCCTGTTCGGCAACATGCGGCTGGCGAGCGCGGGCAAGGCGAAGGCCATGCTGGTGCCTGACGAGGCGGTGATGACCGATCAGGCACGCAAGGTGCTGCTCACGGTGGATGCCGCGAACGTCGTCACGGCGCGGCCGGTGGAGCTCGGCCCGGTGGTGGACGGACTCCGCATCGTCCGCTCGGGCATCGGCCCGGCCGATCGCGTCGTGGTTGAAGGCGTGCAGATGGCGACGGCCGGCGCGAAGGTTTCGCCGCACCCCGGCCGCATCGCCGCCCGCGCCGCCACGGCGCCGGCGGTCGCCATGGCCGCCCCGCCGATCGCCGGCGAAGCGACGCTCGCCGCCAACTGA
- the hmgA gene encoding homogentisate 1,2-dioxygenase, protein MAVARPDGYQPGFGNHFATEAVAGALPVGRNSPQRVPFGLYAEQWSGTAFTAPRAENRRSWLYRLRPAANHPAFRPYGRDSLIRSAPFGEVPLSPNRLRWDPLPLPASPTDFVDGLVTYAGNGDAAAGAGVAVHLYAATASMVDRAFFDADGELLLVPERGALRIVTELGVIEVAPFQVALLPRGLRFRVELIDGPARGYVCENYGAPFRLPDLGPIGSNGLANPRDFEAPVAWFEDRDGPHEIVQKFQGGLWTTTLGHSPFDVVAWHGNLAPCRYDLGRFNTINTVSFDHPDPSIFTVLTAPGDTPGTANCDFVIFPPRWMVAEGTFRPPWFHRNVMSEFMGLIHGTYDAKEGGFAPGGASLHNQMSGHGPDRASYEKAIAADLAPHRIADTMAFMFESRAVLRPTAHATETPLAQLDYDEVWADFAKASLPG, encoded by the coding sequence ATGGCCGTCGCGCGGCCGGACGGCTACCAGCCCGGCTTCGGCAACCACTTCGCCACAGAGGCGGTGGCCGGCGCGCTGCCGGTCGGCCGCAACAGCCCGCAGCGCGTGCCGTTCGGCCTCTATGCCGAGCAATGGTCCGGCACCGCCTTCACCGCGCCCCGCGCGGAGAACCGCCGCTCCTGGCTCTACCGCCTGCGTCCGGCCGCGAACCATCCCGCCTTCCGGCCGTATGGGCGCGACAGCCTGATCCGCTCCGCCCCGTTCGGTGAGGTGCCGCTCTCGCCCAACCGGCTGCGCTGGGATCCGCTGCCGCTGCCCGCATCGCCCACCGACTTCGTCGACGGCCTCGTCACCTATGCCGGCAACGGCGACGCGGCGGCGGGCGCCGGCGTCGCCGTCCACCTCTACGCGGCCACCGCGTCGATGGTCGATCGTGCCTTCTTCGATGCCGATGGCGAACTGCTGCTGGTGCCCGAGCGGGGCGCCCTGCGCATCGTGACCGAGCTGGGCGTGATCGAGGTCGCGCCGTTCCAGGTCGCCCTGCTGCCGCGCGGCCTGCGCTTCCGCGTGGAGCTGATCGACGGGCCGGCCCGCGGCTATGTCTGCGAGAATTACGGCGCGCCGTTCCGCCTGCCCGATCTCGGCCCGATCGGCTCGAACGGCCTTGCCAATCCGCGCGACTTCGAGGCGCCGGTCGCCTGGTTCGAGGATCGCGACGGCCCTCACGAGATCGTGCAGAAATTCCAGGGCGGGCTGTGGACGACCACCCTCGGCCACTCGCCGTTCGATGTGGTCGCCTGGCACGGCAATCTCGCGCCCTGCCGCTACGATCTCGGGCGCTTCAACACGATCAACACGGTGAGCTTCGATCATCCCGATCCGTCGATCTTCACCGTGCTGACCGCACCCGGCGACACGCCCGGCACCGCCAATTGCGACTTCGTGATCTTCCCGCCGCGCTGGATGGTGGCGGAAGGCACGTTTCGCCCGCCATGGTTCCACCGCAACGTGATGAGCGAGTTCATGGGCCTGATCCACGGCACCTACGATGCCAAGGAGGGCGGCTTCGCCCCCGGCGGCGCCTCGCTCCACAACCAGATGAGCGGGCACGGGCCGGATCGCGCGAGCTACGAGAAGGCGATCGCCGCCGATCTCGCGCCGCACCGCATCGCCGACACGATGGCCTTCATGTTCGAGAGCCGCGCCGTGCTGCGCCCCACCGCCCATGCGACAGAGACGCCGCTCGCCCAGCTCGACTATGACGAGGTCTGGGCGGACTTCGCCAAGGCATCGCTGCCGGGCTGA
- a CDS encoding EthD domain-containing protein, giving the protein MIKVLVFIRRLPHLSREAFIRYYEDHHVPLAERLLGRYYGYRRIYLTDGLYPEGVTSDFDVVTELTFESEAVYDRWLGDLADPEIIRQIREDERHFLDSSYTRMWRVEDHVSPMR; this is encoded by the coding sequence ATGATCAAGGTGCTGGTGTTCATCAGGAGGCTGCCGCATCTGAGCCGCGAGGCGTTCATCCGCTATTATGAGGACCATCATGTCCCTCTCGCGGAGCGGCTGCTCGGCCGCTACTACGGCTATCGGCGGATCTACCTGACCGACGGCCTCTACCCCGAGGGGGTGACGAGCGACTTCGACGTCGTGACCGAGCTGACCTTCGAGAGCGAGGCCGTCTACGATCGCTGGCTGGGCGACCTCGCCGACCCCGAGATCATCCGCCAGATCCGCGAGGACGAGCGCCACTTTCTCGATTCAAGCTACACGCGCATGTGGCGGGTGGAGGACCACGTCTCGCCGATGCGCTGA
- a CDS encoding TetR/AcrR family transcriptional regulator — protein sequence MGRRSDHSRADLEALIVAEAHRHMAEVGFARFSAREVAKRIGYSVGTLYNVFGSLNRLLLAVNARTLTLWTEAIEAALAAAPDDRLATLVASYFAFAEAHPQSWSAIYAHRSPPGETLPEWYARALARLLGLVDGEVAAALPPHRRGEAARLARSLLATVHGHCTFAIDGTFALLGERDPMDAVLARIREAIAGPAAS from the coding sequence GTGGGCCGCCGATCCGATCACAGCCGCGCCGATCTGGAGGCGCTGATCGTCGCCGAGGCGCATCGCCACATGGCGGAGGTGGGCTTCGCCCGCTTCTCCGCGCGGGAGGTGGCGAAGCGGATCGGCTACTCGGTCGGCACGCTCTACAACGTGTTCGGCAGCCTCAACCGCCTGCTGCTGGCGGTGAACGCCCGCACCCTGACGCTCTGGACCGAGGCGATCGAGGCAGCGCTGGCGGCCGCGCCGGACGATCGCCTCGCCACGCTCGTCGCCAGCTACTTCGCCTTTGCCGAGGCGCACCCGCAGAGCTGGTCGGCGATCTACGCGCACCGCTCGCCGCCGGGCGAGACCCTGCCGGAGTGGTACGCCCGCGCCCTCGCCCGCCTGCTCGGGCTCGTCGATGGCGAGGTGGCGGCGGCGCTGCCCCCGCATCGGCGCGGCGAGGCGGCGCGACTCGCCCGCTCGCTGCTCGCGACCGTGCACGGCCACTGCACCTTCGCGATCGACGGCACCTTCGCGCTGCTCGGCGAGCGCGATCCGATGGACGCCGTGCTCGCGCGGATCAGGGAGGCGATCGCCGGGCCGGCCGCCTCATAG
- a CDS encoding acyl-[ACP]--phospholipid O-acyltransferase, whose amino-acid sequence MTAPNLSLLARRRFLPLFATQFLGAFNDNLYRSAMLFLVSFRLFAGDADRAAMVAVIAGGVFILPYFLFSSVSGQLADATDKARIARLVKVAEVAIMAVGAAAIASGSLPLLFVTLFAMGTHSTVFGPVKYALLPQHLAPAELMGGTGLIEAGTFLAILSGQLAGGLLAPSQAIWAMLGVAAIGLAASLFIPAAPPAADRAAIDPNPVRSTLAIVRGAAARRSLFLVILGITWFFSLGAVLTQQFVPLVGHLNAGQDVGALFLGLFSVGVAIGSLLVGRLLAGEISARYVPAAALVMAGATIDLGFTVAGLAPAAATVDIGGFLRSAGSWHLVVDLLVIAIAGGVFIVPLYALLQTLGDPANRSRDIAANNIVNAIGMVGVSLVVAVILGGGAGSATLFVVLGVLGLAVALVACVLLPETVFKALIRMTLQLLYRVELTGAENMPAAGSRAVVVVNHVSFLDGVLLGAFLPGKPTFAVHTRIAEAWWLRPFLKLFDVFPVDPTNPMSAKAMVRAVREGRTLVIFPEGRITVTGALMKVFDGPGMVADKADAPIIPVRIDGAQFTPFSRLGGKVRTRWFPKIRLTVLPPRRFAIKGAMSARERRAIAGRRLYDEMSAMIFATSDTGRTLFTALLDAADLHGRDAKVVEDVKRVPLSYGRLVTGSLALGRALARRTAAGEAVGVLMPNVNGVVATFFALQAGGRVPAMLNYTAGAANIEAACTAAEINTIVTARAFVEQAKLGDLVAALGRARRIVYLEDLAAEIGLFARLRALVAARFARAAHGRLRLSPDAPAVILFTSGSEGLPKGVALSHRNLLANCLQLAARIDFNPTDIVLNALPVFHSFGLTGGTLLPVLNGIRTLLYPSPLHYRIVPAMAYDANATILFGTDTFLAGYARMAHPYDFYSVRYIFAGAEKVRDTTRTTYAERFGLRIFEGYGATEAGPVIAVNTPMHYRAGSVGRLMPAIEARLEPVPGIDDEGGTVGRLAIRGPNVMAGYYKVDAPGRLQPPAEGWHDSGDIVQLDGEGFVTIRGRAKRFAKIGGEMVSLPAVEGYAASLWPDAAHAVVTRPDPRKGEQLVLFTTRPDAAAGPLGAWGRANGVAELALPRDVRVVAAIPVLGTGKTDYVTLGEWAVDAGRAPAGPADEAAAAA is encoded by the coding sequence ATGACCGCGCCGAACCTCAGCCTGCTCGCCCGCCGCCGCTTCCTGCCGCTGTTCGCCACCCAGTTCTTGGGCGCGTTCAACGACAATCTCTATCGCTCGGCGATGCTGTTCCTCGTGTCGTTCCGCCTGTTCGCCGGCGATGCGGACCGCGCGGCGATGGTGGCGGTGATCGCCGGCGGCGTCTTCATCCTGCCCTACTTCCTGTTCTCGTCCGTCTCCGGCCAGCTGGCCGACGCGACCGACAAGGCGCGGATCGCGCGGCTGGTGAAGGTCGCCGAGGTGGCGATCATGGCGGTGGGCGCCGCCGCCATCGCCAGCGGATCGCTGCCGCTGCTGTTCGTCACACTGTTCGCCATGGGCACCCACTCCACGGTGTTCGGCCCGGTGAAATACGCGCTGCTGCCGCAGCATCTGGCGCCGGCCGAGCTGATGGGCGGCACCGGCCTGATCGAGGCGGGCACCTTCCTGGCGATCCTCTCCGGCCAGCTCGCCGGCGGGCTGCTGGCGCCGTCACAGGCGATCTGGGCGATGCTGGGCGTGGCCGCGATCGGACTGGCGGCGAGCCTGTTCATCCCCGCCGCGCCGCCCGCCGCGGATCGTGCCGCGATCGACCCCAACCCGGTGCGATCCACCCTGGCGATCGTGCGCGGCGCGGCCGCCCGCCGATCGCTGTTCCTCGTCATCCTGGGCATCACCTGGTTCTTCTCGCTCGGCGCCGTGCTCACCCAGCAGTTCGTGCCGCTGGTCGGCCATCTGAACGCCGGGCAGGATGTGGGCGCGCTGTTCCTCGGCCTGTTCTCGGTCGGCGTCGCGATCGGCTCGCTGCTCGTCGGCCGGCTGCTGGCGGGCGAGATCTCGGCGCGCTACGTGCCGGCGGCGGCGCTGGTGATGGCGGGCGCCACGATCGATCTGGGCTTCACCGTGGCGGGGCTGGCGCCGGCGGCCGCCACCGTTGACATCGGCGGCTTCCTGCGCAGCGCCGGCAGCTGGCACCTCGTGGTCGATCTGCTGGTGATCGCCATTGCGGGCGGCGTGTTCATCGTGCCGCTCTACGCCCTGCTCCAGACGCTCGGCGATCCGGCCAACCGATCGCGCGACATCGCGGCGAACAACATCGTCAACGCCATCGGCATGGTGGGCGTCTCGCTGGTCGTCGCGGTGATCCTGGGCGGTGGCGCGGGTTCGGCCACCCTGTTCGTCGTGCTGGGCGTGCTGGGACTGGCGGTGGCGCTGGTCGCCTGCGTGCTGCTGCCGGAAACGGTGTTCAAGGCGCTGATCCGCATGACCTTGCAACTGCTCTACCGCGTGGAGCTGACCGGCGCCGAGAACATGCCGGCAGCCGGCAGCCGCGCGGTGGTGGTGGTCAACCACGTCTCCTTCCTGGATGGCGTGCTGCTGGGCGCCTTCCTGCCCGGCAAGCCCACGTTCGCGGTGCACACCCGCATCGCCGAGGCATGGTGGCTGCGGCCGTTCCTGAAGCTGTTCGACGTGTTCCCGGTCGATCCGACCAACCCGATGTCCGCCAAGGCCATGGTGCGCGCGGTGCGCGAGGGCCGCACGCTGGTGATCTTCCCGGAGGGGCGGATCACCGTGACCGGCGCCTTGATGAAGGTGTTCGACGGACCCGGCATGGTGGCCGACAAGGCCGACGCGCCGATCATCCCGGTGCGGATCGACGGCGCGCAGTTCACCCCCTTCTCGCGGCTGGGCGGCAAGGTGCGGACGCGGTGGTTCCCCAAGATAAGGCTGACGGTGCTGCCGCCGCGCCGCTTCGCCATCAAGGGCGCAATGTCCGCGCGGGAGCGGCGGGCGATCGCCGGACGGCGGCTGTACGACGAGATGAGCGCGATGATCTTCGCCACCTCCGACACCGGCCGCACGCTGTTCACGGCGCTGCTGGACGCCGCCGACCTGCACGGCCGCGACGCGAAGGTGGTAGAAGACGTGAAGCGCGTGCCGCTCTCCTACGGGCGGCTGGTGACGGGTTCGCTCGCGCTCGGCCGGGCGCTCGCCCGGCGGACGGCGGCGGGGGAGGCGGTGGGCGTGCTGATGCCCAACGTGAACGGCGTGGTGGCGACCTTCTTCGCGTTGCAGGCCGGCGGCCGCGTGCCGGCGATGCTGAACTACACGGCCGGCGCCGCCAACATCGAGGCGGCCTGCACCGCCGCCGAGATCAACACGATCGTGACGGCGCGCGCCTTTGTGGAGCAGGCGAAGCTCGGCGATCTGGTGGCGGCGCTGGGGCGCGCGCGGCGGATCGTGTATCTGGAGGATCTGGCGGCGGAGATCGGCCTGTTCGCCAGGCTGCGCGCGCTGGTGGCGGCCCGTTTCGCGCGAGCGGCGCACGGGCGGCTGCGTCTCTCGCCCGATGCGCCGGCGGTGATCCTGTTCACCTCCGGATCGGAGGGGTTGCCGAAGGGCGTGGCGCTGAGCCACCGCAACCTGCTGGCCAACTGCCTGCAACTGGCCGCGCGGATCGACTTCAACCCGACCGACATCGTGCTGAACGCGCTGCCGGTGTTCCACAGCTTCGGCCTGACCGGCGGCACCTTGCTGCCCGTGCTGAACGGCATCAGGACGTTGCTGTACCCGAGCCCGCTGCACTACCGGATCGTGCCGGCGATGGCCTATGATGCGAACGCGACGATCCTGTTCGGCACCGATACCTTCCTGGCCGGCTATGCGCGCATGGCGCATCCGTACGATTTCTACAGCGTGCGCTACATCTTCGCCGGCGCCGAGAAGGTGCGCGACACGACCCGGACGACCTATGCCGAGCGCTTCGGCCTGCGCATCTTCGAGGGCTATGGCGCGACCGAGGCGGGGCCGGTGATCGCCGTCAACACGCCGATGCACTATCGCGCGGGATCGGTCGGCCGGCTGATGCCGGCGATTGAGGCACGGCTGGAGCCGGTGCCCGGCATCGACGACGAGGGCGGCACGGTCGGCCGGCTGGCGATCCGCGGGCCGAACGTGATGGCCGGCTATTACAAGGTGGATGCGCCGGGCCGGCTGCAGCCACCGGCCGAAGGCTGGCACGACAGCGGCGACATCGTGCAGCTGGACGGCGAAGGCTTCGTCACCATTCGCGGGCGCGCCAAGCGGTTCGCCAAGATCGGCGGCGAGATGGTCTCGCTGCCGGCGGTGGAGGGCTATGCCGCGAGCCTGTGGCCGGATGCCGCCCACGCAGTGGTGACGCGGCCTGATCCGCGCAAGGGCGAGCAGCTGGTGCTGTTCACCACCCGGCCCGACGCCGCTGCCGGGCCGCTCGGCGCCTGGGGCCGGGCGAACGGCGTGGCCGAGCTGGCGCTGCCGCGCGACGTGCGGGTGGTGGCGGCGATCCCCGTGCTCGGCACCGGCAAGACCGACTATGTCACGCTGGGCGAGTGGGCCGTCGACGCCGGCCGCGCGCCGGCGGGGCCGGCCGACGAGGCGGCGGCGGCGGCGTGA
- a CDS encoding TetR/AcrR family transcriptional regulator yields the protein MDSVDTLPAPKGRPREFCVDAALAAALRVFWRNGYEAASMAELTAEMGITKPSLYAAFGNKEALFHKALDLYEREKLAYMMSALDAPTARGVAERLLRGALGMQTSTCDPKGCLSVISVGACGPEAEGIKAEVIKRRASSLAALVRRFEEAEAAGELPAGIDAAALAQYLLTITQGLAVQGGAGASCDDLKRLVDTSLAVWPTK from the coding sequence ATGGATAGCGTCGACACCCTGCCCGCCCCGAAAGGCCGCCCGCGCGAGTTCTGCGTCGATGCCGCCCTGGCGGCGGCCTTGCGCGTGTTCTGGCGCAACGGCTACGAAGCCGCCTCCATGGCGGAACTCACCGCCGAGATGGGGATCACCAAGCCGAGCCTCTACGCCGCCTTCGGCAACAAGGAGGCGCTGTTCCACAAGGCGCTCGATCTCTACGAGCGCGAGAAGCTCGCCTACATGATGTCCGCGCTGGATGCGCCCACCGCGCGCGGCGTGGCCGAGCGGCTGCTGCGCGGCGCGCTCGGCATGCAGACCAGCACCTGCGATCCGAAGGGCTGCCTCAGCGTCATCAGCGTGGGCGCGTGCGGGCCGGAGGCGGAGGGGATCAAGGCCGAGGTGATCAAGCGGCGCGCGTCCTCGCTAGCCGCGCTCGTCCGCCGCTTCGAGGAGGCGGAGGCCGCCGGCGAGCTGCCGGCGGGGATCGATGCCGCCGCGCTCGCCCAGTATCTGCTCACGATAACGCAGGGCCTGGCCGTGCAGGGCGGCGCCGGCGCATCGTGCGACGATCTCAAGCGGCTTGTCGACACCAGCCTGGCGGTCTGGCCGACAAAATAA